Proteins from a genomic interval of Candidatus Angelobacter sp.:
- the fabD gene encoding ACP S-malonyltransferase has translation MSKTALLFAGQGAQVVGMGQDLAAAFPAARVWFDHANAALGYDLTAVCFNGPDSELTKTENAQPAIFLVSWVAFQLLRERVPALKFEAVAGLSLGEFTALTAAGAMSFEDGLRIVRQRGRFMQEACEKTRGGMAAVIGLDEVATREVCAEAGVVLANLNCPGQLVISGESDKIAQAVELAKARGAKRAVPLPVAGAYHSPLMAGAQPKLQAELANIKLSTPAVTVVSNVSAHSHTTPDQIAARLVEQVTSSVRWEESMRYLLAQGFTRFIELGPGTALSGFMRRIDRSARILNVADAASLETTVKELAG, from the coding sequence GCCGGACAGGGCGCGCAGGTCGTGGGCATGGGCCAGGACTTGGCCGCTGCGTTTCCGGCCGCCCGTGTCTGGTTCGACCACGCCAACGCCGCGCTGGGCTATGACCTCACCGCGGTTTGTTTCAACGGTCCGGACTCGGAGTTGACCAAGACGGAAAACGCGCAGCCGGCAATTTTCCTCGTGAGCTGGGTCGCCTTCCAGTTGCTCCGGGAGCGCGTGCCGGCGTTGAAGTTCGAGGCGGTGGCGGGATTGTCGCTCGGCGAATTCACGGCGTTGACGGCAGCGGGCGCCATGAGTTTCGAGGACGGCTTGCGAATCGTGCGCCAGCGCGGTCGGTTCATGCAGGAAGCATGCGAGAAGACGCGCGGTGGCATGGCGGCGGTCATCGGACTCGACGAAGTGGCCACGCGCGAAGTCTGCGCCGAAGCGGGAGTCGTGCTGGCAAATCTCAACTGCCCGGGCCAACTCGTGATCTCCGGCGAATCGGACAAGATCGCGCAGGCCGTCGAACTTGCCAAAGCCAGGGGCGCGAAGCGCGCGGTTCCATTACCGGTTGCAGGCGCATATCACTCGCCGCTCATGGCTGGCGCGCAGCCGAAGCTGCAAGCCGAACTCGCGAACATAAAACTGTCCACGCCGGCAGTCACGGTGGTTTCCAATGTATCAGCCCACTCACACACGACACCCGACCAGATCGCCGCGCGGCTTGTCGAGCAGGTGACGTCGTCGGTGCGCTGGGAGGAATCCATGCGGTACTTGCTCGCGCAAGGCTTCACGCGATTCATTGAACTGGGACCGGGCACCGCGTTGAGCGGTTTCATGAGGCGCATCGACAGAAGCGCCCGGATCCTCAACGTCGCAGACGCGGCAAGCCTTGAGACCACGGTAAAGGAGCTGGCGGGGTGA